The sequence GACTTAATTGGTGTGCTGGAATTGGGCAGACACGCATGACTTAACATCGTGTTCCTTCTAAAGTGTAAGTTTATTCCCGACTACCGGTATCATTAGAACAAAGCACGTATATTTTATTAATTACTCATAAATGTTGATAAAACAAGGTTTGGGGTCGGTACCAAGGATTAAGACCACAAATACAATTGCTAAAAGCCCTGACTTTAATATCCTAGTTCGGGCTATATGTTATTCTATTGGCAAAGAGCTCAATTCAAGAAGTTCATTCTGATCCTGGAAACTTCCTTTATCAACAACATTTAAACGTAGGTTTGTTTCATCATAGTCCAAAATAATAGGTTGTATACGCTTCGAGACTTGTAATGATGCAGTTAATTTCAGAGACTGAGTCAAGTTACCTGTATTCAATTCAGAACCTCTAGGGTGTTTACTCTGAATTTCTTTCCGTTTTTCAGAATACTTTACTCCAGCTTCAAGTTTATTAACATCGGTTTTAATGAGAGGATAGAGTATCCATTTATACATTTCTAATATAGTACTCTGGAAACCATCTGAAAAGTTTATTAGAAAAGAGTTATATCTGCCAGATTGCTGATCAACAATTTGTTTTACCAATAATTTTACATTTATATCATTGCCTATAATTATTTTTGTAGTTTGTGTTTCTAAGATACTATTCTTCATACATACCTGATAACATGCTTCCTGTACTAAATGAACACTGTCAAAGCAATATTCTAATAAATCTGCTTTGAAATTATCAGTAAAACAAATAAATATGAGATTAATTAAGCCCTAAGTGTAGCTTTAAATAGAGTTTGAACAAGAATCCTGTGTGGTGCAGGGTTCTTTCTTATTAAGCGATTTGGGCCATTTAATGGAGTACACGGGGGAAGTCGAAGTTGTTTTATCGAATAGCAACTAAGGTATCGAATTTTTGAAACTATTTGAACGTGATGGCATTCAAGAAATAAGGTTCCCGATATTCCAATAGCAGAGGGTTTACGAAGTGTTGTTTGTTAACAAGATGTTGTATGACATCCCCGAAAATCCAATTTCACAATTTCCTATACTGTGACTTTTCTTTGTTATCATGAACTGTAACAAGGTGTTTTTTGTATGGAAGGAATTTGTAATTTTTGAATATAATAATTATGAAGATGATCAGGTAATAAACTTTTACACATAAGGAGATAAAACTATGGCAAAAAACAAATTACTAAGAATGGACAATGTCGGCATCGTTGTAGAATCCCTTGATAACGCAATCTCTTTCTTCGAGGAGATTGGCTTGAACCTTGAAGGGAGAGCCACTGTCGAAGGTGAATGGGCTGGTCGCGTAACCGGACTGGGTTCTCAGTGCGTAGAGATTGCTATGATGGTTACCCCAGATGGCCACAGCCGACTTGAACTTTCGCGATTTCTCACCCCACCTACTATATCAGATCACCGGACTGCCCCTGTAAACACCCTCGGTTATCTACGCGTCATGTTCACCGTTGAAGACATTGACGAAATGGTATCCAGACTCACTAAGTATGGTGCTCAGCTCGTTGGCGAAGTGGTTCAGTACGAGGACTCGTATCGGCTCTGCTACATTCGTGGAACCGAAGGACTTCTAATCGGTTTGGCGGAACAACTCGGTAACAAATAAGTAAGTGACGTTTTATAAAAAGCCTTTACTGAAATATATATTACTGAAGTAAAAATTGAAACAGAAAAGCTGAGTGAAAGTAACTCGAAAAAGTCGGGTACGTCATATAACACAGCATTCACGCTGCGGGACTCTCCGAGCCCCTAGGTCGTCAGGAGAAGAAGCAAGGAAGCAGATTCAGGCGACACCCCCCGAGAGCCTAAGAACTTCGTTCTAAGACTCCCGGGTTCGTGAATACGAAAACGTTATATGCCAATACGTCTCGATTTGAAGAAAATTCTTATTCAATAAAAGGACGCTATTCTTGAAGAAGGTGTTCTCTTTGGATCGGACCATTTTCTTCAGGTAACGTTTATAAAGAAATAACTTCATTAGAATAAGAGTTATACTATTGCTATTTTTTGGTATATCTGTTACTCTTAGGAAGAATTATTTTTGTTCTTTTTTCAGATAGATTTTTGTTTTTCGTCTAAGGTATTTGAGCAAGGATAGTAACACAAAGTGTGGAGATCCACACGAGGAGGCAACAATAATGGAACAAGGTAAAGTTAAGTGGTTTAATGCAGAAAAAGGTTTTGGATTCATCGAGCGTGAAGCAGGAGAAGACGTATTCGTACATTTCTCAGCAATCCAAAGCGACGGTTTCAAATCTTTAGACGAAGGTCAAAGTGTAACTTTTGAAATTGAACAAGGCCA is a genomic window of Niallia sp. XMNu-256 containing:
- a CDS encoding VOC family protein; the encoded protein is MAKNKLLRMDNVGIVVESLDNAISFFEEIGLNLEGRATVEGEWAGRVTGLGSQCVEIAMMVTPDGHSRLELSRFLTPPTISDHRTAPVNTLGYLRVMFTVEDIDEMVSRLTKYGAQLVGEVVQYEDSYRLCYIRGTEGLLIGLAEQLGNK
- a CDS encoding cold-shock protein gives rise to the protein MEQGKVKWFNAEKGFGFIEREAGEDVFVHFSAIQSDGFKSLDEGQSVTFEIEQGQRGAQATNVQKA